One region of Marivirga arenosa genomic DNA includes:
- a CDS encoding transglutaminase-like domain-containing protein — protein sequence MIKIKHLLFVISALILACQSSEKNSSKASKTENKVVTKVDIADIETGIKAYIKNKTKEADGYFHVKDENKELRLKLVRVHTEYLSNLGPNRHFACVDLADENGDVYDVDFFMEGKPGAMDVTETTVHKLNGKPFYSWKQKEDKTWHRVPIESASNELLGVIEGEDEFEFYYETTLPKIENSAKVWIPIAQSDKFQDIEIKSMQMYGEDQILEEEKYGNKVLFLKLDKVDSEKKVRISYHVKRKEKSAYEEKGTDINQYLNENILMPVGTARFKEIVNEATAGMENDNQLIQARAIYDYIIDNMRYAKNIKYGTGDAVYACDSKTGNCTEFHSLFISLARTANIPARFAIGAGIPSDRNEGGINGYHCWAEFYAEGKWWPVDISEGNKYTALATYYFGRHPANRIEFTKGRDLIFEPSPKSSPVKFMAYPIFEVDGESIVSNAKFSFQRITDNSEKI from the coding sequence ATGATTAAAATTAAACACTTACTATTTGTCATTTCAGCATTGATATTAGCCTGTCAATCTTCTGAAAAGAATTCAAGTAAAGCATCAAAAACTGAAAATAAAGTAGTCACTAAAGTTGATATAGCAGATATTGAAACGGGTATTAAGGCCTATATTAAAAATAAAACTAAGGAGGCAGACGGTTATTTTCATGTGAAAGATGAAAACAAGGAACTGCGATTAAAACTAGTAAGAGTCCATACTGAGTACCTTTCTAATTTAGGTCCAAATAGACATTTTGCTTGTGTTGATTTAGCCGATGAAAATGGAGATGTTTATGATGTTGATTTCTTTATGGAAGGTAAACCAGGCGCAATGGATGTGACGGAAACAACAGTTCACAAATTGAATGGTAAGCCATTCTACAGCTGGAAGCAAAAAGAGGATAAAACATGGCATAGAGTGCCTATCGAATCCGCCTCAAATGAACTATTAGGAGTAATTGAGGGAGAAGATGAGTTTGAATTCTATTATGAGACTACTCTTCCTAAAATTGAAAATTCAGCCAAGGTATGGATTCCGATTGCGCAATCTGACAAATTTCAAGATATAGAAATTAAAAGCATGCAAATGTATGGTGAAGATCAGATATTGGAAGAGGAAAAATATGGAAATAAAGTTCTGTTTCTTAAACTAGATAAAGTGGATAGTGAAAAGAAAGTAAGAATAAGTTACCACGTGAAGAGAAAAGAAAAAAGTGCTTATGAGGAAAAAGGTACAGATATAAACCAATATCTAAATGAAAACATATTGATGCCAGTAGGAACAGCAAGATTTAAGGAAATTGTAAATGAAGCTACAGCTGGAATGGAAAATGATAATCAATTGATTCAAGCAAGGGCTATCTATGATTATATTATTGATAATATGCGCTATGCTAAAAATATTAAATATGGAACCGGAGATGCTGTTTATGCTTGTGACTCAAAAACTGGTAACTGCACTGAATTTCATTCACTTTTTATTTCTTTGGCTCGAACAGCAAATATTCCCGCTCGATTTGCAATCGGGGCTGGCATTCCATCTGATAGAAATGAAGGTGGAATAAATGGGTACCATTGCTGGGCTGAATTTTATGCTGAAGGAAAATGGTGGCCAGTAGATATTAGTGAAGGAAATAAATACACCGCCTTAGCTACCTATTATTTCGGTAGACATCCAGCAAATAGAATTGAATTTACAAAAGGAAGAGATTTAATTTTTGAACCTTCTCCAAAGTCTAGTCCTGTTAAATTTATGGCATATCCTATATTTGAAGTTGATGGGGAAAGTATAGTAAGCAATGCAAAGTTTAGCTTCCAGCGAATTACAGATAATTCAGAAAAAATTTGA
- the alr gene encoding alanine racemase, whose translation MVKHSSRIELKQSSLTANINFIKKIVGNDVIFSSVVKANAYGHGIHQFVKMAEKCGVRHFSVASSFEAEEVLEATDGKSTIMIMGIIYEEDLSWAIEHDIEFFVYNFERLPRALEAAKKVGKKAKVHIEVETGSNRTGMHKNEFPKALSFLKKNEDHLFFQGLCTHLGGAESQSNQFKIDKQKKRYKEFLKICKDKKTEPNIRHIACSAAALAMPDTVYDLIRVGVAQYGFWPSPEIYYQYLNENGKKSDASLKRIFSWKTDIMDIREVPEGDFIGYGTAFQASHKMNIAVIPLGYSNGYPRALSNRGYVLISGKKAPIVGLINMNLFMVDITHIPDANVGDEVVLIGRQKNNVINVSSFTNSTQLLNNEMLSRLPAAIPRTIVK comes from the coding sequence ATGGTAAAACACTCTTCAAGAATAGAATTAAAACAATCGTCTTTAACAGCCAATATTAATTTCATTAAAAAGATAGTAGGTAATGATGTTATATTTTCATCGGTAGTGAAAGCTAATGCCTATGGACATGGTATTCATCAATTTGTTAAAATGGCTGAAAAATGTGGGGTTCGACATTTTTCAGTTGCTTCATCTTTTGAGGCAGAGGAAGTATTAGAAGCAACAGATGGTAAAAGTACCATTATGATAATGGGTATTATCTATGAAGAAGATCTTTCTTGGGCTATAGAGCATGATATAGAATTTTTTGTTTATAATTTTGAAAGGCTGCCTAGAGCTTTAGAAGCAGCCAAAAAAGTGGGAAAGAAAGCTAAGGTGCACATTGAAGTTGAGACCGGATCGAACAGAACGGGAATGCACAAAAATGAATTCCCCAAAGCACTATCATTTCTGAAGAAAAATGAAGATCATTTGTTTTTTCAAGGTCTTTGTACACACTTAGGGGGAGCAGAAAGCCAAAGCAATCAATTTAAAATCGATAAACAAAAGAAACGTTATAAAGAATTTTTAAAGATATGTAAGGACAAAAAGACTGAACCTAATATTAGACATATTGCATGTTCAGCAGCGGCTTTAGCAATGCCTGATACAGTTTATGATCTGATAAGAGTTGGAGTTGCTCAATATGGTTTTTGGCCGAGCCCAGAAATCTATTATCAATATTTAAATGAGAATGGTAAAAAGTCAGATGCTTCCTTGAAACGCATATTTTCGTGGAAAACAGACATAATGGATATCCGGGAAGTACCTGAAGGAGATTTCATAGGGTACGGTACTGCTTTCCAAGCTAGCCATAAAATGAATATTGCAGTTATTCCTTTAGGATATTCAAATGGGTATCCGAGAGCGTTATCTAATAGAGGATATGTTTTAATTAGTGGGAAAAAGGCACCCATTGTAGGTTTAATTAATATGAATCTTTTTATGGTTGATATCACCCATATTCCTGATGCTAATGTAGGGGATGAGGTAGTTTTAATCGGCAGACAAAAAAATAATGTGATTAATGTAAGTAGCTTTACCAATAGTACTCAATTACTCAATAATGAAATGTTAAGTAGGTTACCTGCTGCAATACCAAGAACCATCGTTAAATAA